From Neobacillus sp. PS2-9, the proteins below share one genomic window:
- the pruA gene encoding L-glutamate gamma-semialdehyde dehydrogenase, with protein MVQPYKHEPFTDFTIDENRQAYLQGLKTVEGYLGQDYALVIGGERITTEDKIVSYNPANKEEVIGRVSKASQELAEQAMQAAVEAFKTWKKVKPEVRADVLFKAATIIRRRKHEFSALLTKEAGKPWREADADTAEAIDFLEYYGRQMLALKNGVPVNSRPNEFNRYDYIPLGVGIIISPWNFPLAIMAGTTVAAIVSGNTVLLKPASTTPVVAAKFVEVMEEAGLPKGVLNFVPGNGSEVGDYLVDHKDTRFISFTGSRDVGLRIFDRSSKVNPGQVWMKRLIAEMGGKDTIVVDSEADLELAAQSIVAGAFGFSGQKCSACSRAVIVEDVYDQVLNRVVELTKELTVGDPTDQGTFMGPVNDNNAFKKIMEYIEIGKSEGKLMAGGEGDNSKGYFIQPTIFADLTPTSRIMQEEIFGPVVGLTKAKDFTEAIEIANNTEYGLTGAVITKNRAHLEQAREDFHVGNLYFNRSCTGAIVGYQPFGGFNMSGTDSKAGGPDYLLLHMQAKTTSEMY; from the coding sequence ATGGTACAACCTTATAAGCACGAGCCATTTACAGATTTTACGATTGATGAAAACCGTCAAGCATATCTTCAAGGTCTTAAGACCGTTGAAGGTTATTTAGGCCAAGATTATGCTCTTGTAATCGGTGGTGAAAGAATCACAACGGAAGATAAAATCGTTTCCTATAATCCTGCAAATAAAGAAGAAGTGATCGGCCGCGTGTCTAAAGCTAGCCAAGAGCTTGCTGAACAAGCAATGCAGGCAGCGGTAGAAGCTTTTAAAACATGGAAAAAAGTAAAGCCAGAAGTACGTGCAGACGTTTTATTTAAAGCAGCGACTATTATTCGCCGCCGCAAGCATGAGTTTTCTGCTCTTTTAACAAAAGAAGCAGGTAAACCGTGGAGAGAAGCAGATGCAGATACAGCAGAAGCAATCGATTTCCTTGAATATTATGGACGCCAAATGCTGGCACTTAAAAATGGTGTACCAGTTAATAGCCGTCCAAATGAATTTAACCGTTATGACTATATTCCACTAGGCGTGGGAATTATCATTTCCCCATGGAATTTCCCATTAGCGATTATGGCAGGTACAACTGTTGCTGCAATTGTTTCCGGTAATACTGTACTATTAAAACCTGCATCAACAACTCCAGTGGTTGCAGCAAAGTTTGTAGAAGTAATGGAGGAAGCAGGTCTTCCTAAAGGCGTCTTGAACTTTGTACCAGGTAATGGTTCTGAAGTAGGCGACTATTTAGTTGACCATAAAGATACTCGTTTCATCAGCTTTACAGGTTCACGTGATGTCGGTCTTCGTATTTTCGACCGTTCTTCTAAGGTGAACCCAGGTCAAGTATGGATGAAGCGTTTGATTGCAGAAATGGGCGGAAAAGATACGATTGTGGTTGACTCAGAAGCAGATCTTGAGCTTGCCGCACAATCCATAGTTGCAGGTGCGTTCGGATTCTCTGGTCAAAAATGTTCTGCATGTTCACGTGCTGTCATCGTTGAAGATGTATACGATCAAGTATTGAACCGTGTGGTTGAATTAACAAAAGAATTAACTGTGGGTGACCCTACAGATCAAGGCACTTTTATGGGTCCTGTGAACGATAATAATGCATTCAAGAAAATCATGGAATATATTGAAATTGGAAAGAGCGAAGGTAAGTTAATGGCTGGCGGCGAAGGAGATAACTCTAAAGGTTACTTTATCCAACCGACTATTTTTGCAGACCTTACGCCAACTTCCCGCATTATGCAGGAAGAAATCTTTGGACCAGTTGTTGGTTTAACAAAAGCGAAAGATTTCACTGAAGCAATTGAAATTGCTAACAACACTGAGTATGGCTTAACAGGAGCTGTTATCACTAAAAACCGTGCTCACTTAGAGCAGGCTCGTGAAGATTTCCACGTAGGTAACCTGTACTTCAACCGTTCTTGTACAGGAGCGATTGTTGGCTACCAACCATTCGGTGGATTCAACATGTCTGGAACGGACTCAAAAGCAGGCGGACCTGACTACTTATTACTTCACATGCAAGCAAAAACAACATCTGAAATGTACTAA
- a CDS encoding CamS family sex pheromone protein, producing MRKLSIVALSLVFLLSACAPNFQKQNEVVQTKEKDKGKAIIPKYNISNKYYRTILPFVPGEARGLVVNNINTRYDLNEFEMGLMRIAQNSFDTEKYYFREGQEIKGKTIRGWLNRQYTDAQLKENKMKPADNIGLNPVNSAAPGAEPSSPIYLAHILEHDYLTKDDKGNVTLAGVTIGLALNSIYYYKLTEGGDTLEKKIPFAEMEKEGKKLAEEVVKRTRTIKSLKDVPITIALFEQNSKSAVVPGTFFTYTTVDKGSANVNDWEKVNEKYYLFPSNDAQEDHRDDSIAFLNFKQDVENYFPNFNGVIGRAYYNGDQLQDLDITIPIQFYGKTEGIGFTQYVTGLVMEHFPKYLSVSVSVTSVDGPEALIVKKADDTEPFVYIYQ from the coding sequence ATGAGAAAACTCTCAATAGTCGCTCTTTCCCTTGTCTTTTTGCTGAGTGCTTGTGCACCCAATTTTCAGAAGCAAAATGAAGTGGTCCAAACAAAGGAGAAAGACAAAGGGAAGGCGATTATACCAAAGTATAATATTTCTAATAAATATTATCGGACTATCCTACCATTTGTCCCTGGGGAAGCGCGCGGATTGGTAGTTAATAATATAAATACAAGATACGACTTAAACGAATTTGAAATGGGCTTGATGAGAATAGCTCAGAACAGCTTTGATACAGAGAAGTATTACTTTCGTGAAGGTCAGGAAATTAAAGGGAAGACCATCAGAGGATGGTTAAACCGACAATATACAGATGCACAGCTAAAAGAAAACAAAATGAAGCCGGCAGATAATATTGGCTTAAATCCTGTCAATTCGGCTGCTCCTGGTGCTGAGCCTTCATCCCCTATCTATTTGGCTCATATTTTAGAACATGATTACTTAACCAAAGATGATAAGGGGAATGTAACTCTTGCTGGTGTTACGATTGGTCTTGCGTTAAACTCCATCTACTATTACAAATTAACAGAAGGTGGAGATACGTTAGAGAAGAAGATTCCTTTTGCTGAAATGGAAAAGGAAGGAAAGAAGTTGGCAGAGGAAGTGGTGAAGCGGACTCGTACTATTAAGAGTCTAAAAGATGTTCCTATTACCATCGCTTTATTTGAACAAAATAGTAAATCTGCGGTGGTTCCAGGTACGTTTTTCACCTATACAACAGTTGATAAAGGAAGCGCGAATGTAAATGATTGGGAAAAGGTAAATGAAAAATATTACTTATTTCCTTCAAACGATGCCCAAGAGGATCATCGGGATGATTCCATCGCCTTCCTTAACTTCAAGCAGGACGTAGAAAATTATTTTCCAAACTTTAATGGGGTCATTGGAAGAGCCTATTATAATGGTGACCAGCTCCAGGATTTAGATATTACCATTCCTATTCAGTTTTACGGTAAAACAGAAGGGATCGGCTTTACGCAATATGTAACAGGTTTGGTAATGGAGCATTTTCCAAAGTACCTATCTGTATCTGTTAGTGTAACCTCAGTTGATGGTCCGGAAGCACTCATAGTCAAAAAGGCGGATGACACTGAACCGTTCGTTTATATTTACCAATAA
- the ligA gene encoding NAD-dependent DNA ligase LigA: MDLLMAEQKITEVRNLLNQYGYEYYVLDQPSVPDAEYDRLMQELLELEEKFPELKTPDSPSVRVGGVVLDVFEKVEHRTPMLSLGNAFNDQDLKDFDRRIRQAVGDDFSYVCELKIDGLAVSLRYENGLFIQGATRGDGTIGEDITANLKTIQSIPLRLRENVSLEVRGEAYMPKRSFEALNEKRAERGEELFANPRNAAAGSLRQLDPKIAASRKLDVFLYGIGNVGETGVVSHSEGLDFLDQLGFKTNKERRKCATIDGVIEYVNSWVEKRPHLPYEIDGIVIKVDFLEQQAELGTTAKSPRWAIAYKFPAEEVVTTLLDIELSIGRTGVVTPTAILAPVKVAGTTVQRASLHNEDLIREKDIKIGDQVVVKKAGDIIPEVVNVLADQRTGNEVDFHMPTHCPECESDLVRLEGEVALRCINPKCPAQIREGLIHFVSRNAMNIDGLGEKVISQLFAEKLISDVADIYKLTQEQLLALERMGEKSVSNLLKAIETSKGNSLEKLLFGLGIRHVGAKAAKTLAQVFGSMNKLADASKEELIAINEIGDKMADSIVAYFDQEEAKELMEELAAVGVNLEYKGTKPVSAEESDSIFAGKTVVLTGKLEQLSRNEAKEKIEALGGNVAGSVSKKTHLVIAGEDAGSKLTKAQELGIEVWDEEKLVEELNK, encoded by the coding sequence ATGGACCTTCTAATGGCTGAACAGAAAATCACGGAAGTAAGAAACTTATTAAATCAATATGGCTATGAATACTATGTGCTAGATCAACCATCTGTGCCAGATGCTGAATATGACAGGCTAATGCAGGAGCTTTTAGAGCTAGAGGAAAAGTTCCCAGAGTTAAAGACTCCAGACTCTCCTTCGGTGCGTGTAGGTGGTGTGGTTCTTGACGTATTTGAGAAGGTGGAGCACCGTACACCGATGCTAAGCTTAGGTAATGCCTTTAATGATCAAGACTTAAAGGATTTTGACCGCAGGATTCGTCAGGCTGTAGGAGACGACTTTTCCTACGTCTGTGAATTGAAAATTGACGGCCTTGCTGTTTCGTTACGCTATGAAAATGGTTTGTTCATTCAAGGGGCAACCCGTGGGGATGGAACCATTGGTGAGGATATCACTGCTAATTTAAAGACGATTCAATCGATTCCGCTTCGTCTACGGGAAAATGTTTCACTCGAGGTGCGCGGGGAAGCCTATATGCCGAAGCGTTCGTTTGAAGCTTTGAATGAGAAGAGGGCGGAGCGCGGCGAGGAATTGTTCGCTAATCCCAGAAATGCTGCAGCAGGCTCCTTAAGACAGCTCGATCCCAAAATTGCTGCCTCAAGAAAGCTGGATGTGTTTTTATACGGAATTGGCAATGTCGGTGAAACCGGGGTTGTTTCCCATAGTGAAGGCCTTGATTTTTTAGACCAGCTTGGCTTTAAAACAAATAAAGAACGAAGAAAATGTGCCACCATTGATGGAGTAATAGAGTATGTAAACAGCTGGGTAGAGAAACGGCCTCATCTTCCTTATGAAATCGATGGGATTGTCATAAAAGTGGATTTTCTCGAGCAGCAGGCGGAGCTTGGAACAACAGCAAAAAGTCCGCGCTGGGCGATTGCTTACAAGTTTCCTGCTGAGGAAGTAGTCACCACTCTGCTAGATATTGAGTTAAGCATCGGTAGAACAGGGGTAGTGACACCAACGGCTATCCTTGCACCTGTTAAAGTAGCGGGCACAACAGTACAGCGTGCTTCACTCCATAATGAAGATTTGATTCGTGAAAAGGATATTAAAATCGGCGATCAAGTGGTAGTGAAAAAAGCAGGTGACATCATTCCTGAAGTGGTCAACGTGTTAGCTGATCAAAGAACAGGAAATGAAGTGGATTTCCATATGCCAACACATTGTCCGGAATGTGAAAGTGACTTGGTCCGTCTCGAAGGTGAAGTAGCCTTACGCTGTATCAACCCGAAATGTCCGGCACAAATTCGTGAAGGGCTAATCCACTTTGTCTCTCGTAATGCGATGAATATCGATGGCCTTGGAGAAAAAGTAATAAGTCAGCTTTTTGCGGAGAAATTAATTAGTGATGTAGCTGATATTTATAAACTTACCCAGGAACAGCTGTTAGCTCTAGAACGTATGGGTGAAAAATCTGTTTCTAATCTGTTAAAGGCAATCGAAACTTCTAAAGGCAATTCTCTTGAAAAACTTTTATTTGGTCTTGGTATTCGTCATGTTGGGGCGAAAGCAGCCAAAACGCTTGCCCAGGTTTTTGGTTCGATGAATAAGTTAGCCGATGCTTCAAAAGAGGAGTTAATTGCGATTAACGAAATTGGAGATAAAATGGCTGACTCGATTGTTGCCTATTTTGACCAAGAAGAAGCGAAGGAGTTAATGGAAGAATTAGCTGCCGTAGGTGTCAATTTGGAATACAAAGGGACAAAGCCAGTCTCTGCTGAGGAATCCGATAGTATTTTCGCTGGAAAAACCGTCGTTCTTACAGGAAAGCTTGAACAGTTATCACGCAATGAAGCGAAGGAGAAAATCGAAGCGCTTGGTGGAAATGTGGCAGGCAGTGTAAGCAAAAAGACACATCTCGTGATAGCAGGTGAGGATGCCGGCTCCAAACTAACCAAGGCACAAGAACTAGGAATTGAAGTATGGGATGAGGAGAAGCTTGTAGAAGAATTAAATAAGTAA
- the pcrA gene encoding DNA helicase PcrA, whose amino-acid sequence MQFLTDKLLNGLNPEQQNAVKATDGPLLLMAGAGSGKTRVLTHRIGYLIVEKRVNPYNILAITFTNKAAREMKERIGKMMGGAAEEIWISTFHSMCVRILRRDIDRMGFNRNFTILDTTDQQSVVKGILKEKNIDPKKFDPRAILGSISSAKNELIDPEEFKKTAGGYFEQVVSDVYEEYQKRLRKNQALDFDDLIMMTIQLFTRVPEVLEFYQRKFQYIHVDEYQDTNRAQYMLVKLLANRFKNLCVVGDSDQSIYKWRGADIANILSFEKDYPNATVILLEQNYRSTKRILLAANKVIENNMNRRAKNLWTENPEGNKLVYFRADSEQGEAQFVAGKIKELTRDQNVKLSDIAILYRTNAQSRVMEEVLLKSNIEYSIVGGIKFYDRKEIKDMLAYLRLISNPDDDISLQRVINVPKRGIGSTSLDKIADFAAMHDLSLYQALDSIELIGLSPKITKAAREFRDLIKNYTNMQEFLSVTELVEEILDKTGYREMLKAEKSLEAQSRLENLEELLSVTKNFEDSSEDRSLVAFLTDLALVADIDSLDEDGEKADTITLMTLHSAKGLEFPVVFLIGLEEGVFPHSRSLMEEAEMEEERRLAYVGITRAEKSLFITNAQMRTLFGRTNMNPASRFIAEIPEDLIEGVEPEKRMNTPFNSGGGRSFGGSGSSFGQAKSTFSTPTTPRKPVMRPVSAASGGEDVGWKVGDKAEHGKWGIGTVVSVKGQGEGTELDIAFPSPVGIKRLLAKFAPIKKA is encoded by the coding sequence ATGCAATTTTTAACAGACAAGCTATTAAACGGGCTGAACCCGGAACAACAGAATGCCGTGAAAGCAACAGACGGACCACTTCTTTTAATGGCAGGTGCCGGAAGTGGTAAAACAAGAGTACTAACGCATCGAATCGGTTACTTAATAGTAGAAAAGCGCGTCAATCCTTATAATATTTTAGCAATTACCTTCACGAATAAAGCGGCAAGAGAGATGAAAGAACGTATCGGAAAAATGATGGGTGGTGCCGCTGAAGAAATATGGATTTCTACCTTTCACTCCATGTGCGTAAGAATTCTGCGCAGAGATATTGACCGCATGGGCTTTAACCGCAATTTTACTATTCTTGATACAACAGACCAACAATCCGTAGTAAAAGGGATCTTGAAAGAAAAAAACATTGACCCGAAAAAATTTGACCCTCGTGCGATTCTGGGCTCAATTAGCTCGGCTAAAAATGAACTCATTGACCCAGAAGAGTTTAAAAAGACGGCAGGCGGGTATTTTGAACAAGTGGTCAGTGATGTATATGAAGAATACCAAAAACGGTTACGTAAAAATCAAGCACTTGATTTTGATGATTTAATTATGATGACGATTCAATTGTTTACTCGTGTACCGGAAGTGCTTGAATTTTATCAGCGGAAATTCCAATATATACACGTGGATGAGTACCAGGATACGAATAGGGCCCAGTATATGCTTGTTAAACTATTGGCTAATCGTTTTAAAAACCTGTGTGTCGTAGGGGATTCAGACCAGTCCATCTATAAGTGGAGGGGAGCGGATATTGCCAATATCCTTTCCTTTGAAAAGGACTATCCGAATGCAACGGTTATTTTACTAGAGCAAAACTATCGTTCAACCAAGAGAATTCTTCTTGCAGCCAACAAGGTAATAGAAAACAATATGAACCGCAGAGCGAAAAACCTGTGGACAGAAAACCCGGAAGGAAACAAGCTAGTTTATTTCCGTGCAGATAGTGAACAGGGAGAAGCGCAGTTTGTTGCGGGGAAAATTAAAGAACTAACAAGAGATCAGAATGTGAAGCTGTCAGATATTGCGATTCTCTATCGTACCAACGCACAATCCCGTGTAATGGAGGAAGTGCTGCTGAAATCCAATATTGAATATAGCATTGTCGGCGGCATTAAGTTCTATGACAGAAAAGAAATTAAGGACATGCTCGCTTATTTACGTCTGATTTCAAACCCAGACGATGACATCAGCTTACAGCGTGTCATTAACGTGCCGAAACGTGGAATCGGCTCCACTTCGCTTGATAAAATTGCCGATTTTGCAGCGATGCATGACCTTTCCTTATACCAAGCGTTAGACTCGATTGAATTAATTGGCTTAAGTCCGAAAATCACCAAGGCAGCAAGAGAGTTCCGTGATTTAATTAAAAATTACACGAATATGCAGGAATTCCTTTCTGTAACAGAATTAGTGGAAGAAATCCTGGATAAGACTGGATATCGAGAAATGCTGAAGGCGGAAAAGTCACTTGAAGCACAAAGCCGTCTTGAAAACCTTGAGGAATTATTATCCGTTACGAAAAACTTCGAGGATTCTAGTGAGGATAGAAGCTTGGTTGCATTCTTAACGGATTTGGCACTTGTTGCTGATATTGATTCACTAGATGAGGATGGTGAAAAGGCTGATACCATCACACTTATGACCTTGCACTCTGCAAAAGGCTTGGAATTCCCAGTGGTTTTCCTCATTGGCCTTGAAGAAGGTGTATTCCCGCATAGCCGCTCTCTTATGGAAGAAGCGGAGATGGAAGAAGAGCGCCGTCTTGCCTACGTCGGAATCACAAGAGCAGAGAAGAGCCTATTTATAACCAACGCTCAAATGAGAACATTATTCGGTAGAACAAATATGAACCCTGCATCAAGGTTTATCGCTGAAATTCCGGAGGATCTAATTGAAGGAGTAGAGCCGGAGAAACGTATGAATACGCCATTTAATTCTGGCGGAGGTAGAAGTTTTGGAGGCTCAGGGTCTTCCTTTGGACAAGCAAAAAGTACATTTAGTACACCAACTACCCCAAGAAAACCAGTGATGCGTCCAGTTTCAGCTGCTTCTGGCGGAGAGGATGTCGGCTGGAAGGTTGGCGATAAAGCAGAACATGGTAAGTGGGGAATTGGAACGGTTGTAAGTGTTAAAGGGCAGGGAGAGGGAACAGAACTTGATATTGCGTTTCCAAGCCCAGTAGGTATCAAACGCCTATTAGCTAAATTTGCACCAATTAAAAAAGCATAA
- a CDS encoding heptaprenylglyceryl phosphate synthase, which produces MYDFREWRHVFKLDPNKEITDEQLEKICESGTDAVIVGGTDGVTLENVLDLMARIRRYTVPCVLEVSSINTVTPGFDLYFVPTILNSNDPNWITGLHHQAVKEYGEIMDWEEFAMEGYCILNEECKAAKLTSANAQLTTEDVKAYAMMAEKMFQLPIFYLEYSGKYGDPAVVAEVKKVLEQTTLFYGGGITTAEQAVEMAKHADVIVVGNVIYDNFDQALETVKSV; this is translated from the coding sequence ATGTATGATTTTCGCGAGTGGCGGCATGTCTTTAAACTCGATCCGAATAAAGAAATAACAGACGAGCAATTGGAAAAAATTTGTGAGTCTGGTACTGATGCAGTGATTGTAGGAGGAACGGATGGAGTAACACTCGAGAACGTTCTTGATCTAATGGCAAGAATTCGCCGTTATACGGTTCCATGTGTCCTTGAAGTTTCAAGTATCAATACGGTTACACCAGGTTTTGACCTTTATTTTGTACCGACCATTTTAAATAGCAATGATCCAAACTGGATTACCGGGTTGCATCATCAAGCAGTTAAAGAATATGGTGAAATCATGGATTGGGAAGAATTCGCTATGGAAGGGTACTGTATTTTAAACGAAGAATGTAAAGCGGCTAAACTGACATCAGCCAACGCTCAATTAACAACCGAGGATGTTAAGGCCTATGCAATGATGGCAGAAAAAATGTTTCAGCTACCAATCTTCTATTTAGAATATAGCGGCAAATATGGGGATCCTGCTGTAGTAGCGGAAGTTAAAAAGGTTCTTGAACAAACTACGTTATTTTATGGTGGGGGAATCACTACCGCCGAACAGGCAGTTGAAATGGCCAAGCATGCCGATGTCATTGTAGTCGGAAATGTCATTTATGACAATTTTGATCAAGCTTTGGAAACCGTAAAAAGTGTCTAA
- a CDS encoding YerC/YecD family TrpR-related protein, producing the protein MQINKLRGKELDQLFQSVLSLKDLEECYRFFDDLCTINEIQSLAQRLDVARMLREGNTYHKIETETGASTATISRVKRCLNFGNDTYEMVLERIKDENSKTIKE; encoded by the coding sequence ATGCAAATTAATAAATTACGTGGAAAAGAGCTTGACCAGTTGTTCCAATCAGTTCTTTCATTAAAGGATTTGGAAGAATGCTATCGCTTTTTTGATGACTTGTGCACAATCAATGAGATTCAATCGTTAGCACAACGTTTGGATGTAGCGAGAATGCTGCGTGAAGGAAATACGTATCACAAGATTGAAACAGAAACAGGTGCAAGCACAGCAACGATTTCACGTGTGAAGCGCTGCTTAAACTTTGGAAACGATACGTACGAAATGGTCCTTGAACGCATTAAAGATGAAAATAGTAAAACAATAAAGGAATAA
- a CDS encoding DUF3048 domain-containing protein, with protein MKKWAVAMAAILLLFSGCSNKEKEKVQEPVKKEKVVEKVENKEQEKQEYPYYYPLTGVGSTTETDGRAVAVMVNNHPKARPQSGLNKADVVYEVLAEGDITRFLAVFQSEKPENIGPVRSARDYYVNLAKGLNALYVAHGWSEEAKKMLEGNVVDNLNGMVYDGTLFKRSKTRKAPHNSYITYDNILKGAEQKKYSMEKSPPSFTFISEDERKNVTGNEATSVKITYSKGGISDSVLEFDSTVGKYKRFSGGEQTVDLDTNEPVLLDNVLIIEAVHKIIDSYGRRDIDLQSGGRAYLIQMGKVNEVEEWANRNGLIVPMKNGKEVPLVQGKTWVNVVPTTPGMETSVSFNVK; from the coding sequence ATGAAAAAATGGGCTGTTGCCATGGCAGCTATCCTGTTACTGTTCTCAGGCTGCAGTAATAAGGAAAAAGAAAAAGTACAAGAACCAGTTAAGAAAGAAAAAGTGGTTGAAAAAGTAGAAAACAAAGAGCAAGAGAAGCAGGAATACCCTTATTATTATCCATTAACAGGCGTTGGGTCTACAACCGAAACGGATGGAAGAGCGGTTGCTGTTATGGTAAATAATCATCCGAAAGCCAGACCACAATCAGGTTTAAATAAGGCGGATGTGGTGTATGAGGTGCTTGCAGAGGGTGATATTACTCGCTTCCTTGCCGTTTTTCAAAGTGAAAAGCCGGAAAATATCGGACCTGTCCGCAGTGCGCGGGATTATTATGTTAATCTTGCCAAAGGACTGAATGCTCTTTATGTAGCTCATGGCTGGAGTGAAGAGGCAAAGAAGATGCTGGAAGGAAATGTTGTGGATAATTTAAACGGAATGGTTTATGATGGTACCCTGTTTAAGCGATCCAAAACCCGAAAAGCACCTCACAACTCCTATATTACGTATGATAATATTCTAAAAGGCGCTGAGCAGAAAAAATATTCGATGGAAAAAAGTCCCCCGAGTTTTACATTTATATCTGAAGATGAGAGAAAAAATGTAACTGGGAATGAAGCCACATCGGTGAAGATTACGTATTCAAAGGGTGGGATTTCGGACTCTGTATTGGAATTCGACAGTACTGTTGGCAAATATAAGCGCTTCTCAGGTGGGGAGCAAACCGTTGATTTAGACACCAATGAACCAGTTTTACTAGATAATGTACTTATTATTGAAGCCGTTCATAAAATCATTGATTCCTATGGCCGAAGGGATATTGACCTGCAGTCAGGAGGAAGAGCCTATCTCATCCAAATGGGGAAGGTGAACGAAGTAGAAGAATGGGCTAATCGGAATGGACTAATTGTTCCCATGAAAAATGGGAAAGAGGTTCCTTTGGTTCAAGGAAAGACTTGGGTCAATGTGGTCCCAACAACTCCTGGAATGGAAACTAGTGTTTCTTTTAACGTCAAATAA
- a CDS encoding adenine deaminase C-terminal domain-containing protein, with product MLEQRYRWKNKNLRMHVSVLDGKTSPTILLKNALFLNQTFRQWMRANIWIYDDRIVYVGENLPAHLDEKCEIIDCTNEILVPGYIEPHAHPFQLYNPLTFAAYASQFGTTTLINDNMALILNLKKREAFSLLRDLRTIPSTMFWWCRFDSQTEILNEEEKFSHSNIKSWLEHDAVLQGGELTGWPKLLDGDDMMLHWIQETKRMRKKIEGHFPGASEKTLAKMMLLGADCDHEAMTGEEVYSRLMQGYMVSLRYSSIRPDLPQLLDDMKRLGIEAYDRLLFNTDGSSSAFYEQGITDHMIRMAIEKGVPIIDAYNMATVNIARYYNIDHLYGNIATGRVANINFLSSIENPTPVSVLAKGKWVKRDGVKVEEAYPGVDWKDYGLKPMELDWELSMDDLQYSMPFGIKMENSVITKPYSISIDVSGDELPPDHDECFFTLIDRKGKWRINTLLKGFATKLSALASSFSNTGDIILIGKNKQDMLHAFNRMKELGGGIVVVEEDNVVCELPLYLSGVMSDLPMEELMQQEKGLFSVLKDRGYSFSDPIYSLLFFSSTHLPYIRITQQGMYDVMNKTVLFPSIMR from the coding sequence ATGCTAGAACAACGCTACCGCTGGAAAAACAAAAACTTACGCATGCATGTATCCGTTTTAGATGGGAAAACTTCTCCAACAATCCTATTGAAAAACGCCTTATTTTTAAATCAGACGTTCCGTCAATGGATGAGAGCGAATATATGGATTTACGACGATCGAATTGTCTATGTCGGCGAAAACCTGCCTGCACATTTGGACGAAAAATGTGAAATCATTGATTGCACAAATGAGATTTTAGTTCCAGGCTATATTGAACCACATGCGCATCCGTTTCAATTATATAATCCCCTAACATTTGCGGCCTATGCATCGCAGTTTGGGACGACAACATTAATTAACGATAATATGGCACTTATTTTAAATTTGAAAAAAAGGGAAGCGTTTTCATTGTTGCGTGATCTCCGCACAATTCCCTCAACCATGTTTTGGTGGTGCCGCTTTGATTCACAAACAGAAATCCTGAATGAAGAGGAAAAATTTTCGCATAGTAATATTAAATCGTGGCTCGAGCATGATGCTGTACTCCAAGGTGGAGAACTGACCGGATGGCCAAAATTGCTTGATGGCGACGATATGATGCTTCATTGGATTCAGGAAACGAAAAGAATGCGCAAAAAGATCGAAGGTCATTTTCCAGGTGCGTCTGAAAAAACGTTAGCGAAAATGATGCTGCTAGGTGCAGATTGTGATCATGAAGCCATGACGGGAGAAGAGGTTTATAGTCGCTTAATGCAAGGCTATATGGTTTCCTTAAGGTATTCCTCTATTCGCCCAGATCTTCCGCAACTATTGGACGATATGAAGCGTTTAGGCATTGAGGCGTATGATAGATTACTATTTAATACAGATGGCTCATCTTCTGCCTTTTATGAACAAGGAATCACGGATCACATGATTCGAATGGCGATTGAAAAAGGCGTGCCCATTATTGATGCGTATAATATGGCAACTGTTAATATAGCAAGATATTATAATATCGATCATTTATATGGGAATATTGCCACAGGCCGAGTGGCTAATATTAACTTCCTATCAAGTATTGAAAATCCAACGCCTGTATCTGTTTTAGCAAAAGGAAAATGGGTAAAACGTGATGGTGTGAAGGTGGAAGAGGCGTATCCTGGAGTGGATTGGAAGGATTACGGCTTGAAGCCAATGGAGCTAGATTGGGAGTTATCCATGGATGATTTACAGTATTCGATGCCGTTCGGAATTAAAATGGAAAACTCCGTGATTACAAAACCATACTCCATCTCCATTGATGTCTCAGGAGATGAACTTCCACCAGATCACGACGAGTGCTTTTTTACTTTAATTGACCGTAAAGGAAAATGGAGAATTAACACCCTATTAAAAGGCTTTGCAACGAAGTTGTCCGCTTTAGCAAGCTCGTTTTCTAATACGGGGGACATTATTTTAATAGGAAAAAATAAACAAGATATGCTTCATGCTTTTAATAGAATGAAAGAATTAGGCGGAGGCATAGTGGTGGTAGAGGAAGATAACGTGGTTTGTGAGCTGCCGCTTTATCTAAGCGGAGTTATGTCAGACCTTCCGATGGAAGAGTTAATGCAGCAGGAAAAGGGATTATTCTCAGTTTTAAAGGATAGAGGCTACTCTTTCTCCGACCCGATTTATAGTCTGCTGTTCTTTTCTTCCACCCATTTGCCGTATATTCGCATTACTCAGCAAGGAATGTATGATGTGATGAACAAAACAGTACTCTTTCCTTCGATAATGCGTTAA